In Candidatus Desulfatibia profunda, one DNA window encodes the following:
- a CDS encoding sulfurtransferase TusA family protein has product MDKEALAAIKADIVLDTRGLSCPMPILRVKKELKTMKKGQIVEVWSTDPGSKKDMPDFAKKQGEEFLGYLDETGYTRYIIKKGG; this is encoded by the coding sequence ATGGACAAAGAAGCGTTAGCAGCCATTAAGGCGGACATCGTACTGGATACCCGGGGCCTGAGCTGCCCCATGCCGATCTTGAGGGTCAAGAAAGAACTCAAGACCATGAAAAAAGGCCAAATCGTTGAAGTCTGGAGCACCGATCCCGGCTCCAAAAAGGACATGCCCGATTTTGCCAAAAAGCAAGGTGAAGAATTTTTGGGCTATCTTGATGAAACAGGCTATACAAGATATATTATCAAAAAAGGAGGATAA
- a CDS encoding cytochrome c encodes MERKGILIFFTILFTVGFLGLSIAAEKKGNSRKGKFLFRKSCRECHDGNKAQELGPFQKKTKEWEAVFAKDKYKEYKCKAEWEKLSEQDLIDILQYLRDGAADSKVPRGCG; translated from the coding sequence ATGGAGAGAAAAGGTATCCTCATTTTTTTTACGATTCTATTCACCGTTGGTTTTCTTGGCCTGAGCATCGCGGCCGAAAAAAAAGGGAACAGCCGCAAAGGGAAGTTTCTTTTCCGCAAAAGCTGCCGGGAATGTCATGACGGCAATAAGGCTCAAGAACTGGGCCCTTTCCAGAAAAAGACCAAGGAGTGGGAGGCTGTTTTTGCCAAAGACAAATACAAGGAATACAAGTGTAAAGCTGAATGGGAAAAGCTCTCCGAACAGGATCTGATCGATATCCTGCAATACCTGCGCGACGGTGCCGCCGATTCAAAGGTCCCGCGCGGATGCGGTTAA
- a CDS encoding sigma 54-interacting transcriptional regulator produces MKPSDLSIIDVLDFQPDRGLVELENRRVLIFDGNILMELRRMIVENLGWEECQPVIFHYGYQVGLMDAKSLGKMYQWDSKEEWFQAGTIMQTQRGYCKTVLNYLAFNPDQEHLLFRGRWFNSYEVDSHKHLKLTDTGPVCYVLCGYLSGYASICFERDVLVQEQECFHRQHCSFEGRFVEQWGEQGLRFMEANKNYDLRQKYAQLDKQLVAGRSKKVPKTKGARPNDPAAPKNPEWLPFRSKSMTRVMEMAQQVANTFANVLITGETGVGKEVVANFIHSLSPRAGSKFLAINCTALPLALLESELFGHCKGAFTGADRDKKGLLIEAGSGTIFLDEIGDVPLSIQVKLLRALQEKKVRPVGGNTELPIKARVIASTNRDLEQLMKEGKFRADLYYRLNVFPIHIPALRERRDDILPIARFFLSKNAPSSLGFSPQVAHVLENYDWPGNVRELANAIERASILAGNQKIRLEHLPPALTAANDASALQHVKEGWPSMAELEKKYILSVLDFCEGKKAQAAKILGIGANTLWRKLKQYP; encoded by the coding sequence ATGAAACCATCAGACCTTTCAATTATCGACGTGCTGGATTTCCAACCGGACCGCGGCCTGGTCGAACTGGAAAACCGGCGCGTTTTGATATTCGACGGCAACATACTAATGGAACTGCGCCGCATGATTGTCGAGAATTTGGGCTGGGAAGAGTGCCAGCCCGTCATCTTTCATTACGGCTATCAAGTAGGTCTCATGGATGCCAAAAGCCTGGGGAAGATGTACCAGTGGGACAGCAAGGAAGAATGGTTCCAGGCCGGCACGATCATGCAGACCCAGCGGGGTTATTGCAAAACGGTTTTGAATTATCTTGCGTTTAACCCGGATCAGGAACATTTGCTTTTCCGCGGCCGCTGGTTCAATTCCTATGAAGTCGATTCCCATAAACATCTGAAACTAACCGACACCGGGCCGGTATGCTATGTCCTGTGCGGCTATCTCAGCGGGTATGCTTCGATCTGTTTTGAGCGCGACGTCCTGGTTCAGGAGCAAGAATGCTTTCACAGGCAGCACTGTTCGTTTGAAGGCAGGTTCGTAGAGCAATGGGGCGAACAGGGCCTAAGATTCATGGAAGCCAATAAGAATTATGACTTGCGGCAAAAGTACGCCCAGCTCGATAAACAACTGGTAGCCGGCCGCAGCAAGAAGGTCCCCAAAACAAAAGGTGCGCGCCCAAACGATCCTGCCGCGCCTAAAAATCCCGAATGGCTGCCCTTCCGCAGCAAAAGCATGACCAGGGTTATGGAGATGGCTCAGCAAGTGGCCAACACGTTTGCCAATGTGCTGATTACGGGAGAAACCGGCGTGGGCAAGGAGGTTGTCGCCAATTTCATCCACTCTTTGTCTCCGAGAGCCGGTTCCAAATTTTTGGCCATCAACTGCACGGCCCTGCCGCTGGCATTGCTGGAATCCGAGCTGTTCGGCCATTGCAAAGGCGCTTTTACCGGTGCTGATCGTGACAAAAAAGGATTGCTGATTGAAGCCGGTTCCGGCACCATTTTTTTAGATGAAATCGGTGATGTGCCGCTTTCGATTCAGGTAAAGCTCCTGCGGGCCCTGCAGGAAAAAAAAGTTCGCCCCGTCGGCGGCAATACGGAACTCCCGATTAAGGCTCGGGTGATTGCAAGTACCAATCGGGATCTTGAGCAGCTGATGAAAGAGGGAAAATTCAGGGCAGACCTTTACTACCGGCTCAATGTCTTTCCGATTCACATACCGGCCCTGCGGGAACGCCGGGATGATATTCTGCCGATAGCCCGTTTCTTTCTGTCAAAAAATGCGCCAAGCTCTTTGGGCTTTTCACCGCAGGTAGCCCATGTACTCGAAAACTACGATTGGCCCGGTAATGTAAGGGAACTTGCCAATGCCATCGAACGGGCCAGTATCTTGGCGGGTAATCAAAAAATTCGACTTGAGCACCTCCCGCCGGCGCTCACGGCAGCCAATGATGCCAGCGCACTCCAGCACGTGAAAGAGGGATGGCCCTCCATGGCCGAGTTGGAAAAAAAATATATTTTAAGCGTGCTGGACTTCTGCGAGGGCAAGAAGGCGCAAGCGGCCAAAATTCTCGGTATCGGTGCCAACACCCTGTGGCGCAAACTCAAACAATATCCGTAA
- a CDS encoding rhodanese-like domain-containing protein: MKRFTILMLTLLMALAFASTSMAYDWDFPNYMAFGGGDKDWFTDDLGSNYAKDWTRAQVEEFVKRPWTAQEKELLLGPPELGYILDKHKFMLHKVKAKKGEVLTPTQLYENGRTYWMPLMLQYGCGMNMKTFKKIWIDEGKWKDPKHLLLDIRMESEFLQGHIPGAIRVDTGLDMWHLPALKYPGDATYYLQCKSGTPEDGGIRGALVARRMRIMGYSGDIFNLTDGFRGWLELGYPIINRHGQFSLVPGTFQKPDPYFDKEKYPKRLPYSPQP; this comes from the coding sequence ATGAAACGATTCACGATATTGATGCTTACATTGCTTATGGCGTTGGCGTTTGCAAGCACTTCAATGGCCTACGATTGGGACTTCCCGAATTACATGGCCTTTGGAGGCGGCGATAAGGACTGGTTTACCGATGACCTAGGGTCCAATTACGCCAAGGACTGGACGCGGGCACAGGTCGAGGAGTTTGTTAAGCGTCCCTGGACAGCACAAGAAAAGGAACTATTGCTGGGCCCGCCCGAACTGGGATACATTCTTGATAAACACAAATTTATGCTCCATAAAGTCAAGGCCAAAAAGGGTGAGGTCCTGACGCCGACACAACTGTATGAAAACGGCCGGACCTACTGGATGCCGCTCATGCTCCAGTACGGCTGCGGCATGAACATGAAAACCTTCAAGAAAATCTGGATCGATGAAGGCAAATGGAAAGATCCCAAGCACCTTTTGTTGGATATTCGCATGGAATCCGAATTTCTCCAGGGCCATATCCCGGGCGCCATTCGCGTCGATACCGGTTTGGATATGTGGCATCTTCCCGCTTTGAAGTATCCTGGTGATGCCACGTATTATTTGCAATGCAAAAGCGGCACCCCGGAGGACGGCGGCATCCGCGGCGCCCTGGTGGCCCGGCGTATGAGGATCATGGGCTATAGCGGCGATATCTTTAACCTCACCGACGGGTTCAGGGGCTGGCTGGAATTAGGATATCCGATCATCAACCGCCACGGCCAGTTTAGCCTGGTTCCGGGAACTTTCCAGAAACCGGATCCATACTTCGACAAGGAGAAATATCCCAAAAGATTGCCGTATTCTCCGCAACCGTAA
- a CDS encoding dihydropteroate synthase: MAKNLTTVIKSSKNEVSISRDKGIVIIGERINPTGRNALQAELKAGKFDMVRRDAVAQLRAGAAILDINSGLPRIDEPALLVQMIKEVRAAADDPPICIDTPNLKALEAGLSYYCKDGAKPLVNSVTAETESLKNILPLIKQYGAAVIGLCSGDKGIPETAEDRLKNADKIIEEAAKLGIPAEDIVIDCLVLTLGAKWEAGKIALDAIAMIVDKYGVNITMGASNISFGLPDRENLTSFFMTMAAMAGLTCPICNPLKTQEVIALKAADLVLARDRYGMKWIKGFRARQSA; the protein is encoded by the coding sequence ATGGCTAAAAATCTAACAACGGTTATCAAATCCTCAAAGAACGAAGTCAGCATTTCAAGGGATAAGGGAATCGTCATCATCGGCGAGCGGATCAACCCCACCGGCCGGAATGCCCTTCAGGCCGAGCTCAAGGCCGGGAAATTCGACATGGTGCGCCGGGATGCCGTGGCCCAGCTTCGAGCCGGGGCGGCCATCCTGGACATTAATTCCGGACTGCCCAGAATCGATGAACCTGCACTGCTGGTGCAGATGATCAAAGAAGTCCGGGCGGCGGCCGACGACCCTCCGATCTGTATCGACACCCCCAACCTCAAAGCGCTGGAAGCTGGGCTGAGTTATTACTGTAAGGACGGTGCCAAGCCCCTGGTGAACTCGGTCACGGCCGAGACCGAAAGCCTTAAAAACATACTTCCCCTGATCAAACAGTATGGGGCGGCCGTCATCGGGCTGTGCAGCGGCGATAAGGGCATCCCGGAAACCGCCGAGGACCGCTTAAAAAACGCTGATAAAATCATCGAGGAAGCGGCCAAGTTGGGTATCCCGGCCGAAGACATCGTGATTGATTGTCTGGTCTTGACGCTGGGCGCCAAATGGGAGGCCGGCAAGATCGCCCTGGACGCCATTGCCATGATCGTTGACAAATACGGCGTCAATATTACCATGGGAGCCAGCAACATTTCGTTTGGTTTGCCGGACAGGGAAAATCTCACTTCCTTTTTCATGACCATGGCGGCCATGGCCGGATTGACCTGCCCGATATGCAATCCGCTCAAAACACAGGAAGTTATTGCCCTGAAGGCCGCCGACCTAGTTTTGGCCAGGGATCGCTATGGCATGAAATGGATCAAGGGTTTCCGGGCCCGCCAAAGTGCTTGA
- a CDS encoding DUF4445 domain-containing protein, translated as METAIVIFQPSGHRGKISKGKTILEAARELGENIESLCGGKGACGKCRVLIAEGQYPKYGVESSRNHLSGWQESEARFITPKMKKEGYRLACSAAIQDDILVFVPEESRASKQIVSKRPRLLPVDYDPVVKKYFLIVNPPSQSDSRGDLERILSALKVQYGLENLGCDIDMLHSCDIDVLRSLPIQLRRQNWQVTVSIWMDREIIRIQAGRWPNSYGIAVDIGTTTVVASLVQLNSMRILDTQYIMNPQVKYGEDVISRVNYHAQNKDGLQQMNTDIVAALNRMITALLRSTWPQDTDWPATNGNFDFSETQKQRLKTEEKHLCLIPEDIEDVTIVGNTIMHHIFLQLDPRHVALSPFPPVVQKSLNIKARNLGINICPSAYVHILPNEAGFVGADNVAVLTAEAPYKSDQIQLIIDIGTNGELVLGNKERLLSTSCATGPAFEGAEITCGMRAAAGAIERIAIDPETHEVIYKVVANDTWSNYAKTGELKTRGICGSGIMDILAELYRTGIINKSGAFRKNVKSPRYRINPETRQQEFVIAWAAETATGRDITVTQKDIRQIQLAKAAIYTGCKLLMRLWGTDRVDIIKIAGGFGLHIDPVKTLIMGMIPDCDPARIVPIGNAAGTGALATLLNRGKRAESDWVARMVEYVDLASLKDFKAEFIEALHIPHKKDSFPHLESILPPEILFQK; from the coding sequence ATGGAAACGGCCATCGTAATTTTCCAGCCCTCGGGCCATAGAGGGAAGATATCCAAAGGAAAAACTATTCTGGAGGCCGCCCGCGAGCTTGGTGAAAATATCGAGTCTCTGTGCGGCGGTAAAGGGGCCTGCGGAAAGTGCCGGGTGCTGATTGCCGAGGGTCAATACCCCAAGTACGGCGTCGAATCCAGCCGCAACCACCTCTCCGGCTGGCAGGAATCGGAAGCACGTTTTATTACCCCTAAAATGAAAAAAGAAGGATATCGTCTGGCCTGCAGTGCCGCCATTCAGGATGATATCCTGGTCTTTGTGCCGGAAGAGTCCAGGGCTTCCAAGCAAATTGTCTCCAAGCGCCCCCGTCTGCTCCCCGTCGATTATGATCCGGTTGTCAAAAAATATTTTTTAATCGTGAATCCACCCTCCCAGAGCGATTCCCGCGGGGATCTGGAGCGTATCTTGAGTGCACTAAAGGTGCAATACGGCCTGGAAAATCTCGGGTGCGATATCGACATGCTGCATTCCTGCGATATCGATGTGTTAAGGAGCCTTCCCATTCAGCTTCGCCGGCAGAATTGGCAGGTAACCGTCAGTATCTGGATGGACCGCGAAATTATTCGCATCCAGGCCGGAAGGTGGCCGAACAGTTACGGCATTGCCGTCGACATCGGGACGACAACCGTTGTGGCTTCTTTAGTGCAATTGAATTCCATGCGGATCCTGGATACACAATATATCATGAATCCCCAGGTCAAGTACGGCGAAGACGTGATTTCCCGCGTCAACTACCATGCTCAAAATAAAGATGGTCTCCAGCAGATGAATACGGACATCGTCGCGGCGCTCAACCGCATGATCACGGCGCTGCTCAGGTCCACATGGCCTCAGGATACGGATTGGCCCGCAACAAACGGAAATTTTGATTTCAGTGAAACTCAAAAGCAGCGTTTAAAAACGGAAGAAAAACACTTATGTCTGATTCCCGAGGATATCGAGGATGTCACCATTGTCGGCAATACCATCATGCATCACATCTTTCTGCAACTCGATCCCAGACATGTGGCCCTCTCGCCCTTTCCGCCCGTTGTTCAAAAAAGCCTGAATATCAAGGCCAGAAATCTGGGAATCAACATATGCCCTTCGGCCTACGTTCACATCCTGCCCAACGAAGCCGGCTTTGTGGGGGCCGATAATGTCGCCGTCCTCACTGCGGAAGCACCTTATAAAAGTGACCAGATTCAATTGATTATCGATATCGGTACCAACGGCGAACTGGTCCTGGGAAACAAAGAACGGCTGCTGTCCACTTCCTGCGCTACCGGCCCGGCTTTCGAAGGCGCCGAAATCACCTGTGGAATGCGCGCCGCAGCCGGGGCCATCGAGCGGATCGCCATCGATCCTGAAACCCATGAAGTGATTTACAAGGTGGTCGCCAACGACACCTGGTCAAACTACGCCAAAACCGGGGAACTGAAAACGCGCGGGATCTGCGGGTCGGGCATCATGGATATCCTGGCCGAGCTTTACCGGACCGGAATTATCAATAAAAGCGGAGCTTTCCGAAAGAATGTAAAATCACCCCGCTATCGGATCAATCCTGAGACCCGCCAGCAGGAATTTGTGATTGCCTGGGCCGCGGAGACGGCCACCGGCCGGGACATCACCGTAACGCAGAAGGATATCCGCCAGATCCAGCTTGCCAAGGCCGCCATTTACACCGGTTGTAAATTGCTGATGCGCCTGTGGGGTACGGACCGGGTGGATATCATCAAGATTGCCGGCGGTTTCGGGCTTCACATTGATCCTGTCAAGACGCTGATCATGGGAATGATACCGGACTGTGACCCCGCCCGGATCGTCCCCATCGGCAACGCCGCCGGTACCGGTGCCCTTGCCACGTTATTGAACCGGGGAAAAAGAGCCGAATCCGACTGGGTGGCCCGCATGGTCGAATATGTCGACCTGGCTTCGTTGAAGGATTTTAAAGCAGAATTCATTGAAGCCCTGCATATCCCTCATAAAAAAGATTCTTTTCCCCATCTGGAATCGATCCTGCCGCCGGAAATTCTTTTCCAAAAGTAG